AAGTCCATCAAATTCCTTTTTTTCTCCTTTCTCATTCAGAATGACCACTCGTTCGGTGCAGGCAACACAGGGATCCACACTGGCATAAGTGGCAACAGCGTCGGCCACTGTGGCCACATCTTGTAACATGTACTTACCACAAACATCGATGTTCATTATACTGGGGGTTCTGATGGAAATATTCTTTATAAGATTCCCATTAGTTTCAACAAAGTAGCTGACTTCTCCTCTAGGAGCTTCATTTCTCCAATCAGTGTATCCAGCAGGAATATCGATTTTTGTACGGACGTCTCCTGGAGGGATGTTTTCAACGATCTGTTTGATGATTTTTATGGATTCTCTGATTTCATCAAAACGGTTCATGGTCCGTGCATAGTTATCTCCTTCTTTTCTCCAGATCACTTTCCAGTCGAATTCATCCTGGTAGGTGTGATGATCTTCTCGCACATCATGTTTCAAACCAGAAGCTCTGCCAATGGGTCCCACAGCACGACCTTTAATGGCATCTTTTTTACTCATCTTACCTACATCTCTGGATCTGAGACTTACAAGCGGACCTTCATCAAACATT
The sequence above is a segment of the Methanobacterium petrolearium genome. Coding sequences within it:
- a CDS encoding nickel-dependent hydrogenase large subunit — its product is MILPIGPIHPALKEPVRLKLKTQGERVISAEIDYGYVHRGIERVMQGKTWQKGIFLAERVCGICSYVHTQTFAETFEKIAGEKVPLRAQYLRSLTNELDRIQSHFIANSTYFKALEHETLFMYMLHLREPVMDAIELLTGNRVNMGWNVVGGVRMDAEEKHLNSIYQIITNLENEYDKYVEMFDEGPLVSLRSRDVGKMSKKDAIKGRAVGPIGRASGLKHDVREDHHTYQDEFDWKVIWRKEGDNYARTMNRFDEIRESIKIIKQIVENIPPGDVRTKIDIPAGYTDWRNEAPRGEVSYFVETNGNLIKNISIRTPSIMNIDVCGKYMLQDVATVADAVATYASVDPCVACTERVVILNEKGEKKEFDGLHNVKYLK